A window of Belonocnema kinseyi isolate 2016_QV_RU_SX_M_011 chromosome 10, B_treatae_v1, whole genome shotgun sequence genomic DNA:
ATTTTATGAACGAAACTATCAGTACATACGAAGAGTCAAAGAactaaaatttgtacaaaaacagTATTTAGGATGAAACTATCTTctaaatagttttctttttttatttaacttctaaatattaaataaaatatatcaagaaTCCCGTTCATATTCTTATTGTTACATAGTcttacaaaaaacaataataaaacctTTTATTATTCAAGTTAAGAAATCTAGTGCTTACAGTCCAAAAAACTTTCTTTCAATGCCGTAGAGAGTATGaatgaataaatattcaaaattgggactcacaaattaaatgaaacaCGAATCTCGCGTAACAAAAAGGAAATGCACAAATTCCAGAACAAACACAAAATTCCAAACTTCCTGATTATTTTTAGCGATGAATCacaatcttcaaaaaatataaatgccgATGAGCTGAAGATCGTGCAGGAGACGGGCATTACTGAAAAGAGAACAATGAATGTTGATCGTAAAAGGCACTGTAAAAGATAATATTCGTAATGATAGAACATTCAAATTCAGCCAATTCAAAATATCAATCTTTTCAAAGAATCCCTGTTTAAAGTCAGAACTACAATAATTCCTtcagaaattttctctttaaattcagaattacatATATCTCTCCCAAGTCACAtgttccttgatttttttaaattgcaaacattatattacaaacttATATTATCGAAATGTGaaactataaaagaaaaaaaatatttaaggaaccCTACCTGTAGTATAGTTCACAACGGTCTTAAAATCTGTAAGTCGCTCCTTAAATAAAAGTCTCCAAACATTAATCTTCAGGAGTAACAGATTGGACTTCGACTTCAAGGATAATGCTATCATCCTTGATAAATCCATTCTCCGATTTCAGAACTGCTTCCCACTTCATAAAATGGGTACTTTCCCAGAAATATGTCGCACTATGAAATACGTGATTGATTTTCACAACAAAACTTGCCTTCTGCAAATCCGAATTCTGCGAAAGAAGTCTTAATTCTCCAACCACTTTATGGTTTATAATCAATGTTTCATTCTTCCGCGGCCACAGAGAAATCGACAAAAATGTGTGTTCTCGATCACAAATCCTTTTTCTTATCAAAAGTTGCCACTGCACATTGTGAAGATGAAATTCCGGCGAATAGTGAAAAGGTCGATCATGCATTATATTcgacaaattcttaattttgtaactataCATTTCCTCTCTATTGTCCAAGTTTTCCTTTTGCGGCACAAATTCACTGGATTCATCGTCGATTTTGAAGTTTTCGAGTCCATTGCAAATGTTGCAGTGaggagaaaaatatttgttaagagTTTGCTTGACAATTTCGTAAGAACAGTTTTCGTATTCGGGAAAAATTCGCATAAGAATCTTGTCACTTAGGGGTCCCATGGAATagcaaagaagttcaattttcttgaaatcggGTAGAGATGTCAGTTTTTGAAGCGAAAgatatctttcgaaatattttaaccaCGAGGGCCAAGATTCGGGCCAGTAAAAGTCAAATTGCTCGGGATAAGGGACGGAAATCGGAGAAGATGTTTCCAAACCCATTTCATCAATTTTTCTAACCTCTTGGGCGATACGAGAGttcattttaattgttatttcttatagtaataaaattttcactaaattaaaaactataatttttgcgGTGTATTTGCGATATGTACTGCCGACTGCTATAGAATACAGTATCCACTACAATTTAGCAGGCAGTGGGTGGTATCCAGTATCCACCCCACTGCTCGGCGCTACCGGAAAAGATTTTGGAATTGGGGGCGACACTGACTAATTTGACTTAAGTGGCGCgaaaacaaagaatttcatctTTCAATTCAGAAAGCTGTGGATTTATTATCTTTGTGcacattattaaataattatattataagaagaaattgaaaattttgcgattattaatatttattaatgcatattattaatttatcttttactaaAATGCACGTTTTAGTCAAATTATGAAATCAATATGCAGTACTTaattaaattcctaatttttacCCATTTTTCCTTAAAGCGAAGAATTGTACATATGTTCACAAAAATCAAGATCAATAATCGTTGATTTTTTCTTGTTACCTGTAAAACCTATTTAAACTCAAATAAGCTTCAAATTCAAAAGctgattacttttaaaaaaactggtTGATGATTCCTTCCTCACGTTATGAGATATTTTCCATTATAAATTAGTTATTACCTGTAAGGAGGATGCTAAAGCTAATGATTAAAATgcctgtttaaaatatttgtgtacCCTCTCCTTGAATAAAATTGGAACTAATATCCAATAAAACGTttccatcattaaaaaaaactttacatttttttctaacacGAATACGCAATTTGAAATCATTGATTTTTTGCTGAATTACATCTATTTTACCGACTGTAGATCCCCCACCTCCCTAGCTGCGATTGTAACGATTTTCCTTATGAAAATATTATAGCAGTAGTTTCTCGCAAGCGGCGAATTTTACTGCAAAAAATTCCTTTGTCAATTTTTCTTTTGGGCCCAAAAGTACACTCCAAGAGCAATCACAAGTCATAATATCGAGGTTGCTAAGTGGCTTATATTCggaagttttttttctatttaaacttcaaaaagataacaatttaaaatatgaggcCTTATTGAAAAGAAAATCACTTTATAATGAGACATTCAactgtataatttaaattttgattgaatagTTTTTAGTGTTATGTACTTAGAATTTACCTCATTTAAGGGGGCAGTCTGCCAtcttcaattacttttttcaacaaattttctcatagtaaaattaatttattaacatcaaACTCTTAGTAGATAAAAGAAGGGGGTTGAAGGtaatacagaaattaaaaaaaaatgtaattgtcgcTGGTACCGCAGCCTGAAGTTAATTCCTGGTTGACATGATATAAAAAAGTAGCTACACTGtaagaaatatttgcaattttagtatACATGGGTATACTAAATTTCTTATATGCTtactaaattcattacattttgtaattttagtatacttacgtatactaaatttcgtataggaaagtatttttttactaaatttattaaGTGTGCAGTGAGTTTCTTttacgtatatgaattttatagtttctgTATACTAAAATTCATATCCGTGTTTACTATATTCGGCTGCGCAAGCGCGTTTCGATTTACGCGGTAAATCGAAACTATGccacttcaactattttgttgacaattcgttattttttgtcgGAGATTCatgtattcagttgaaaataagcttttctgttgaaaattgaagtaattcgtagaaaattcactttttcaaaaattgtgttaCTTGGTAAGCAGTTCGTGTACTTAAACCCGAACAAAAAAGACCAAGAATTCCCCAAATACGGATATTATCATGGATTTAATTAAAACTGCTCAAGATATGGCTAAAACTACAAACTCTGAAATGCCAAATGCAGTTTTAATGTTTCAATTGCTAATAGCAGTTTTCAAAGAGGAAGAGCGATTTCTATTGACAGTAATTCCTGTAAGTTGATTATCTGCCTATTTAAAAGCAACCTAAAAACATTctaaacataaaatatatataaaaaattttccaaatacttttttctgataaaatgttttttaatttttaagatcgaAACCACTGATGATGTAACAAAGATGCTGGCACCAACAGTGTATCCAACTGTTATGATCAGAGGTACATGCattgttttttatcaattcaGTTTGTAATTAAATTGACATCTTGTTTCAAATCGCTTTTAGTttagttaaattcatttttatttgaaaatgaattaccaaattttattttttcttcaggaACGTCCATTTTTGATCCCAATGCTCAGGTTGTAGTTGTTATCGAGAACAGCGTTCTTATCACAGTTTTAGATGTTGTGGAAGGCATTGAAGTTGCCTTTTCAGCATACTACGTATTTGGTTATTCGTATGTTCCGAAATTACCAAAGTCATTAGAGTTTATTCAAAGGTAATTATTATACGatcgattttatatattttttaagtgcctcccttgtatattttattacaaaaaaattatttttccaggttCATATTCGATCTTAATCCAGTTGCTCAGGGTGACAAACGCGCCAAAGGCGCTAAAAGAAGATTGAAAACATTTGACGTGAAAGTAAAAAATCTTATGTCAGCTCTTCAAAAAATTACTGAGCCTCTTTGAAATTAACAATAACACTACCACCTATCATTTCCTATGTATTTTGTCGTGCTGAATCGAATTCCGGGGgtcagaattaattttaacaacgccctttttttattctcaaaaaacctcccatgaaaatagaaaattcgcaTGAAATGCATGAAAAACTCAGTGCCTACGTAATCAGAGTAGGAAAAGATACAAATGGNNNNNNNNNNNNNNNNNNNNNNNNNNNNNNNNNNNNNNNNNNNNNNNNNNNNNNNNNNNNNNNNNNNNNNNNNNNNNNNNNNNNNNNNNNNNNNNNNNNNataatttttcgaaaatatacataatataacatgtaaataaacataatattatttttaagtattgtCCCCATTGttcaaaaatctgataaaattagGATATGAGTGTCTTTTAGGGACTTAACGATGGTGAAGAACTTGACTTTattcgttgattttttaatttaaaaaaaaaacgtgcaaaagtttggcaatttttttcgttGCGAATTTCGCATCAAAAACGAAAATTGCATAATCAACGAGTAGTCATCCAAAATGACGGCTATCGGGCTGAAGATTGGCAAAGGATTATCTCATATTTCAAAAGTAAAGAGACGGCAGTCCGTAAAAAGGAGAGCATGATTGAAGTGGATTATATGGCATTGAAAAAAGTGTACACTTTAAGCTATAAATCTAAACAAATTCCGCTTTTGTTCGCATGTTCATTTAACGGCATTCGAATGCATTAACTGCATTCAATAAATTCGGCCGGAAAAACAATAAATGGCATTCGACTTATTTCGTCATTCAACGGTATTGGACACCATTGATTTCATTCTATACCTCCGATCACTGAAGGTATTGCATGACATTGAACTGATATGGTAATTTAACTGCATTCAATGACATTAAATTAATGGCTCTTAGAAGAATCCACTTTCATGTTATATTTTTGTGTGGATAGAAAATGAGTCGAACGGAAACTTTTGAATACAAAGAAGCGCATTTGGACAAAAACGAAATTTGTTTAGATTCATAAGCATTAAAGTGCACAATTTTTTCAATGCCATATAATCTACTTCAATGATCTCCTTTTTATAGGGAGGTCATGGATCCCCAACCTAAAAAATTGTTAGGGACCAAGGGTCCAGCTGTCTGAAAGGGCGTCAGAGTCAGTTTGTTTGAGTGCGTATCTACCAATGGAGATAAATCGACTGAGTGTCCTCTGAAAAACTCACCTGGACAACGGAGTTAGTGTTTTTGTCAATTTGGAAATCACTTTTTATCGttctttttcgttattttttgtatatttatgtcCACAAAATACAGGAATTGCATTATTAGatccatatttttcattattaaattttgaaacggaaaaaaattatttttattagtaattttgcTTTCCTGAACCTCTCtgaaatatgtacattttcagtcactaaaataattttacttttttcaaccgcgaaaatgaaatcatttttttaaagctctaccTGAGAACTATAAACGTGTGAagtgtttttcataaaattcagtttttaataaaatataaatattttagtcattttcaattttttcagaacaattgtttgaataacaaattgtttaaaaaatatcaacttgtcaataacaaaatacagtgaaactctcctataatgccgatttttgggctgacggtgggtgtgaactaacttattatagcctgctccgtatttgtttgttcacgcctgagtgctcgccagAGTGACAACCACAGATCCCGCGTACCCCATGCAGCTCATGTTacacctacttgcggcgcggcttcaattctgggatgggctatagaaggaagagctattgaagggtttcaatgTACTTTCTTGAAATCCATGTTAAGACAAAAGTGCCTTCGAATGCATGATACGAAATCTGATTTGGTTTGGAAGCCGTTTTTGCGTAGATACCTGATGAGACTTTTTGATTGACTTTCTTTGTCTGATTCTTTTCCATTtggattaaacttattttttaattaaaagtttcagCTCGTACGAAAATAATCATTACAAGTGTATATTGATTTTATGTATTTCCTGGagatgtaattatatttttttaaagtgtatcaGTTATTCAACAGGAATTGTGCAATTTGaactaaagaaattcaaaattcttgtctTAAAATGTATAATCGAATTCTTATGCGTACctatttttatacatacataaatacatttgcagaaaatttacttttcctattgccttaaatattaaattaagaataaagtTTGTAACAGTCATAATATATGTAGTATTTAATGCcctacattttttatgcaaatttggtTCAGAAACTTATACTACACTGTGTATTTGATTGTTGAATTCCGAAACGAGCAATAAAATTCATTGTTGTccttacatttataaaatttattttgtgtctaaattccttttttttttatttttttatgtaaatatcgCTGATACGGTAGCCTGAAATTAATCCCTGTTTGGAACTGGCTGACACGCGATATCTCGGCTTCGGGCCATCGGAAAtagaaaaacttacaaaattagtgaaatataaaaaGTAGCTATCATGTGAACTAGGATAATTCACATGTGATAACATACAACAAAATGGcggaattttgaaatcttgttgaaacaattgaagttaaaaaaaaaaagatcaaaagtcCGCCATTTTGTTGTATGTTATCACATGTGAATTTTCCTACTTCACaccatacactgttagaaaaatctgcgctagatttagtatacatgtaatggaagcaagaatgcacaacacgaaattaaatttagtataccagcGTACATTAGATTTAGTATATACATATACTGAATGTAGTATACACTTATATGGaatttagtatacgcatatacTTAAGTCAGTTTACATGTATACGGaatttagtatacgcatatacCAAATTTAGGACACGCGTATACTAAATCGAGCTCACGCTTACAGTAATTTTATTGTACGTGTATACTAATTTTAGCATATCCACACGGATGGCAGAGacctggttaaaattttttaagcctttcGAAATaagtttacataaaaaattttgacttcaagtataaagaaaataattaatatcaatgaaaatttgtattatttgttttCCTTGTAAGAAtgaaatcaaatcttttttattaactttttctgAAAGGATATAAATGTGCACATAAAAATGAAAGGATAGTAAAGTAATTCGTGATGCTTTTTTTACAAACATTATTTATCAATAGAATTGtaagtattataataaatattgtttattaagaATTACAATTGTACAGACACACAAAGAAGTGGTCGGTTCCAGAGATGAAACTGATCATTTGCTATGTATTTTGACGTGCTGAatcgaaataaaagaaataaataaataaaaatatatataaatgaaaagattttttcaattttaaaatattgtgtaNNNNNNNNNNNNNNNNNNNNNNNNNNNNNNNNNNNNNNNNNNNNNNNNNNNNNNNNNNNNNNNNNNNNNNNNNNNNNNNNNNNNNNNNNNNNNNNNNNNNTATGCATCTTCGGGAGTGGgccaaattttgtttcaaactgtttcctgtaaaatcaatttcaagaaatttcacctgagtgtccggcgacttcgaagccgcctggcaatacTTTTGCAttcaggtaagtgcctggcaatgcacaggtgctatttctaatgtcagcccctacatgtacatcaattttcaatcttatccgagtcacgttagttaactgccaaaaattcgcacctttgacaggtcgccacaggtaaacgcatccactcacacctgctaggcacccatttttacgttcctcatcatcagacgaacatctcttgtgaaaattggccttatccgtatcacgttcccatttacgttgtgagtcTACGGTCTCATAGGGCAGGGGTCTCCAAaggtagatcctgtatctactaTACCCAGGCCAATGGGTCTAATCAGttttgacccagaactgtcaaaaccctttaccttattttttgccGCTGAGAGCCGTTAACTCGAGACCCTTATTTCTATTCGtaacttcacgctaaaattgagaattatgaaatGAAAGAATAAATGCTTAGTTTTCtttactttaatattgttaaataaaattttcaatgcaattgtaattttttatacccACGatttaaattcccgaaaaatttttttgcttataataattcaaaatttaattttcaaattaaattaaaaagtagcaagaaaGTCACGCGTCCTTGAGTTTCcattacctaatattaaaaacataatcaattttaaaatccataataagaaattttacaatattaaaagataaaaaaattgttaaataaacttaaataattgattatgtTATTATgtctaaaaaatagaaaaaacaaataaattatgattttcacGATCTGTGAataccaatgcaaagaatttttcccCACGAGTTGCGAaagcgtttttcaaaacttttgaattgaaaataaaaaattattttttatttttaaaatgttttggaatgaaaaagtacttcgaaaaattaaaattctacaatttaagcagaTTTGACCACCGAGGTAGCGACgggctattttattatttaaaaaaacgctttttcttcatttttacttaaaatcatgaataggctggtgaccttctcagcatgaaaacaaaaacacaaacccaagacgactctctcggttccagttctacttccccccctctcccaaccctcccttattaNNNNNNNNNNNNNNNNNNNNNNNNNNNNNNNNNNNNNNNNNNNNNNNNNNNNNNNNNNNNNNNNNNNNNNNNNNNNNNNNNNNNNNNNNNNNNNNNNNNNttgttgacctagaaaaagcttttgacaaggtagatagaagtaaactttgggaagttctgaaagagtatggagtcaatggatggatcctacaagctataaaaaaaatatgtacaggtagcaaagcgagtgtaagagtgaatgggaaactgagtgactgtttcgatattattcaaggagtcagacaaggatgcgttatgtcttcatggttatttatattatttatggacaagtgtttaagaatggctctcttcgacgaagagggtgtggatctcgaaacagtaagggtacgagggttagcgttcgcagatgataaggttgttatggcagagtctatcgaagacctacaaagaatgctgaataaactagatgcaagcatgaagagcatgggcctcaaaattaacgcaaataaaacgaaaaccatggtgttcgaaggaaagaatgaaaaaacgctatgcaatattttattaaatgatgagagaattgaacaagttgataagttcgtataccttggtagcttatttactagggacgggaagatagatgaggaattagatggacgaataaatgaaggtaagcaggttattggtagagcaggtccccttatcagaaataaaaatatatcaaataaagctaaaatggcaatacataattctacatttgtaccgactgtactatacggtagcgagacatggacttatcaagaaacaaagaccttggctattaatggacccaagtggggaaccttacataacgacttcgtgaggttcttcgcttggggtgattgctagagagattgatcagcaacctgggtcggagcagtgttgcggaacgaacgtgttatttacttaaatagcacgagaattctggatcaatctgaaaaatctctattccttccacacactactcctttcccctgccgagtgagtcacgcctaccccgaaagggaaatggcttaatggtgtaataataaactcggacttcacctcagaggtccggggttcgatccatgagccggtacctctggaaatttttcaatgtacctttaccgaggttctggtggttcggaacccaccttaagctgtaggtccccccatcgtgtacttgactgcaacccagtccgtcaatgatggggtaaaaaccaggctttgtccaatatgtctggacagactgctctcatcagatcacttgattgcattataaaaatgcgtccgtgactgatgatatataccgggacagccccgtgcaaaaatgatctaataaaaaatccaactctaatcaaaaatgccttcgacatgttggacagtataagcctgtgacaacatttcgactcagaaatgtttttttttataataataataataataataataatattaataataatgaatggtTTAGTATTAGTTTtagtaaaatttacattttccagTCCATGTCACTCTAACCCACACTCCACCCACCAaacttctcccccccccccccagttggggtagcaaccgctacttttcatacatggtttGTGCGCCCTTGTCAATTCCTtcgaattttaagtcattaattttttaagtttttaattttgtctattttcgaacttttattttgaaataattttatttacagtttctcgatttgaaaaaaactctttaaatttagaacgccttgaatttattttcgaccacttatttttattataattagtattttttaaattacttagtaTTATTAATGCCGAAAACATTTATTCGTGAACAAATATCGGAAATTGCttatttcaattactttaaataaaatactttgtatttctAGTTCTGTCAATAAGTCATACCAGAAAAAAGGGTTCTCAGAGCCCTTCCAACTGGGATTTTTTTCAAACGGGTCATAAATTTCCTCTCAGTTTCCCGTCGAATAAAATTGGCAGATCTTGAAACAAGCCGAGCGATTctgggtcacgctgcacctgtggattgtggagacccctgtaccaaagatattataaacgtagatgcggtgcgagcttagttacccgccataaatatagacggcgcgtccggcgaaaaaagtcacttcccctctacccaccgctccccgtaaatagcaccctcccatatagtttgccaagagccacttggagcgctgtaagcaactctcggcacaccttcgaggcacACTGATAGTAAACTTAGCGTGGaaaaaagaaccatttaaattaaaattaaattgccaacatttcataacaaacgtaaaatatgtacgctttgtaagacatggttattttaatagataccagagagaaaattaaatgtataatttatatttctgtttcatatattttgtaatatttctaaagttatttgattatttccaaatatatctttgttatttctcatcttttgatattcttttatgagtaacaatttatttacttcaccatattatatttttattctaacagataaaacttttagtgcaatatctatacattgttcccaaacattattaagtgtttatttttatatttgtacagcttgcaatttctataaatattttagtctattcgtctaatgaatttcccgcatgtattttaaaatttcttaattattacgttccgactactgacaatgagtgaatggcagagtaataataagttcataaatctataactgctctctgggtcaaacctgtatttggtgttaggatttctctactttgaatcagaaaactttgaaccctcagagcagaggctaatatatatatatatatataattaaaaatttgtcataaggacaaccgcaggatttcgccgggagcgggtgctaatctgaaaaattgcacccgcttcctgcgaaatcgcggtaaaatttcagccataaccacgtctcacaaccgtgagataggtggttacagtctgtaaaggaatcaatacgacgatccagcaaaagcctcatggaccctaagaacacggagcgacccaaggacaaccgccttctttatttttcccgtaagtgttctagcatattgttgacacgcagggatgctttttaggctattagcaagtgaaagcttggcacctccaagagcgctgatgataaggacgatcagtttaacagaatattccgggtacaatcgttcaactcccttataaggtctcgatacctctctttcttttcattctccttggctatgatgtttttgtcatatatatatatatatattaataaaaaacatgggtgaatttatttgactaagagaacgatttggtgaacatgtccgttgaaatttctcaaatgtgatttttttctaaattaatacttatttaactgttctttgagaataaaaataaaatacttttaccttcgaaatactaataaaaacaaataaaacaattataatcgtaacattccaagtttaaatttgtcactttgaattgtgtgtgtgacgatttgtcccggtctcaagtccagctcaatatttagaacaaccttcatttttttgaaattgtaatttttcggttgtaacttaccgggcaatcattttattctttgaaagattttctacaaatcttattaaaaatgtttatattcttatccaaaatgagaaggtattagcttttaatgaaaaataactttttcggattttatcaaatgtcgacattttgaggccccttgagtcagaaaaacaagtttttacgtctgGGCCTGTTTGTTTGTCCGGTGTTGTCTttgttgtagttgtctgtataccggataactgttccgattggattgggctttgacacactgttcgaaagaccaaaaagaaagatcgatttcgttaaacagccatttttgatgaaaattcaaaaagttgatgatttttaaaaatgtttaagaccaattttttaaaaaatttgaaaattctatccacagccatttatggtacaaaaaaatatgaacaatttatcctgacaactttttttgataaaatcaaagtcaccaaagttaaaggatttaaaaaattcaaaaaaccaaacgaaaatggacatttgaagcaaaaaaaccttgatatgaaaaaaagtcaagaggcgaaaaacgctactttttcaaggccccatgattattttatcaaattctatcCATAataagaagagttttatgcgaaaaatgacttccgcgaatttcatgaaatttagacgttttgaggctccttgaatcagaaaaacaagcttttacatcggtatctgtctgtctctctggcatctacgtcgtcgttgttattgatgttgtggttgtctgtatatcg
This region includes:
- the LOC117182284 gene encoding ubiquitin carboxyl-terminal hydrolase 7-like, translated to MNSRIAQEVRKIDEMGLETSSPISVPYPEQFDFYWPESWPSWLKYFERYLSLQKLTSLPDFKKIELLCYSMGPLSDKILMRIFPEYENCSYEIVKQTLNKYFSPHCNICNGLENFKIDDESSEFVPQKENLDNREEMYSYKIKNLSNIMHDRPFHYSPEFHLHNVQWQLLIRKRICDREHTFLSISLWPRKNETLIINHKVVGELRLLSQNSDLQKASFVVKINHVFHSATYFWESTHFMKWEAVLKSENGFIKDDSIILEVEVQSVTPED
- the LOC117181230 gene encoding uncharacterized protein LOC117181230, whose translation is MDLIKTAQDMAKTTNSEMPNAVLMFQLLIAVFKEEERFLLTVIPIETTDDVTKMLAPTVYPTVMIRGTSIFDPNAQVVVVIENSVLITVLDVVEGIEVAFSAYYVFGYSYVPKLPKSLEFIQRFIFDLNPVAQGDKRAKGAKRRLKTFDVKVKNLMSALQKITEPL